The Helicobacter sp. MIT 21-1697 genome includes a window with the following:
- a CDS encoding acyl carrier protein, giving the protein MEKRIYGILSSVLDMQVDEKTHISMETCEQWSSLAHIDIVMSVEEEFGICFKEGDLASIVSQEALVLKVKEILSRDTKAL; this is encoded by the coding sequence ATAGAAAAACGCATTTATGGGATTTTAAGCAGTGTTTTGGATATGCAAGTAGATGAAAAAACGCATATTTCTATGGAAACTTGCGAACAATGGAGTTCTTTAGCACATATTGATATTGTGATGAGCGTAGAGGAAGAGTTTGGCATTTGCTTTAAAGAGGGTGATTTAGCCTCTATTGTTTCTCAAGAAGCCCTTGTTTTAAAAGTGAAAGAGATTTTATCGCGTGATACAAAGGCTTTGTGA
- a CDS encoding HAD-IIIC family phosphatase, with product MELDVFKEHITRKEILESARFVQKHTNVLKKYTINVHRNHAFEAISSIISPFLQKSGIFGEFNLSPYDDSFLFASLQEEMWQKADLEIVWIDFNHYKNTAILPYLLERLKALRNVSLAPILVIALDIDKGIDENLEDLKAFLDVSDCEVLFVSALLSTFDREDLIDEVKSKITGSRLSNFACVKLAQLLGLVWIPAFLLPNLKAIVCDLDNTLYRGILGEDGINGIILNEDYQNLQKQILSHKKQGFLLALASKNEEEDAKELFKTRKDFVLKWADFDIKKVSWNPKVQSLQEIAQGFNIGLDSILFIDDNLAEVQSVQSLGVKTILATSPSEVLRILSLFPQLKKINIKREDLLRSLDIKANAQRESLKELPKSEYFKSLCMQLEFCVNNMKSIERIEELLNKTNQFIANYTRPSLEQVREWIMDKQHCVVSVAMQDKLSDSGIIGIFVGKSEDSYLCLIDLCVSCRALGRKIEDIMLFQSLNLMADFLKIKKENVKVYYQKGARNAPFLSFLDSLNREKSENFVILRISKPDTSGLKINIKEVK from the coding sequence ATGGAATTAGATGTATTTAAAGAACATATCACGCGAAAAGAGATTTTAGAATCTGCAAGATTCGTCCAAAAACACACAAATGTGCTTAAAAAATACACAATTAATGTGCATAGGAATCACGCATTTGAAGCAATTTCAAGCATTATTAGTCCCTTTTTGCAAAAAAGTGGTATTTTTGGTGAATTTAATCTTAGTCCTTATGATGATAGTTTTTTGTTTGCTTCTTTGCAAGAGGAAATGTGGCAAAAGGCAGATTTAGAGATTGTGTGGATTGATTTTAATCATTATAAAAACACAGCCATTTTGCCCTATCTTTTAGAAAGGCTCAAGGCATTGCGCAATGTTTCTTTGGCTCCTATTTTGGTTATTGCTTTAGATATTGATAAAGGCATTGATGAAAATTTGGAGGATTTAAAAGCATTTTTAGATGTGAGTGATTGTGAGGTTTTATTTGTATCTGCGCTTTTGAGCACATTTGATAGGGAGGATTTAATAGATGAGGTAAAAAGCAAAATCACAGGTTCAAGGTTGAGTAATTTTGCTTGTGTGAAACTTGCACAGCTGCTCGGGCTTGTGTGGATTCCAGCTTTTTTGCTTCCTAACCTAAAGGCAATCGTGTGCGATTTGGATAACACGCTTTATCGTGGTATTTTAGGTGAAGATGGCATCAATGGAATTATCCTTAATGAGGATTATCAAAACTTGCAAAAGCAGATTCTTTCCCATAAAAAGCAAGGATTTTTACTTGCCCTTGCTTCAAAAAATGAGGAGGAAGACGCAAAAGAGCTTTTTAAAACAAGAAAAGATTTTGTGCTCAAGTGGGCAGATTTTGATATAAAAAAGGTAAGTTGGAATCCTAAAGTCCAAAGCTTACAAGAGATAGCACAGGGCTTTAATATAGGGTTAGATTCTATACTTTTTATTGATGATAATCTTGCTGAAGTGCAAAGTGTGCAAAGTTTGGGTGTAAAAACGATTTTAGCAACTTCACCATCTGAAGTGTTAAGAATCCTTAGTCTTTTTCCACAATTAAAAAAGATAAATATAAAAAGAGAGGATTTACTGCGCTCTTTAGACATAAAGGCAAACGCACAAAGAGAATCTCTTAAAGAGTTGCCCAAGAGCGAGTATTTTAAAAGCCTTTGTATGCAGTTAGAGTTTTGTGTGAATAATATGAAAAGTATAGAAAGAATTGAGGAATTGCTCAACAAAACCAATCAATTTATCGCAAACTATACACGTCCTAGTCTAGAGCAAGTGCGAGAGTGGATTATGGACAAGCAGCATTGTGTAGTTTCTGTTGCAATGCAAGATAAACTAAGTGATAGTGGGATTATTGGTATTTTTGTAGGTAAAAGTGAGGATTCTTATTTATGCCTTATAGATTTATGCGTGAGTTGCCGCGCACTTGGTAGAAAGATAGAGGATATTATGCTTTTTCAATCTTTAAATCTAATGGCAGATTTTTTAAAAATAAAGAAAGAGAATGTAAAAGTGTATTATCAAAAAGGAGCGAGAAATGCACCATTTTTAAGTTTTCTTGACTCTTTAAATAGAGAAAAAAGTGAAAACTTTGTGATTCTAAGAATATCAAAGCCTGATACAAGTGGGCTTAAAATCAACATAAAGGAAGTAAAATGA